The following proteins come from a genomic window of Pirellula staleyi DSM 6068:
- a CDS encoding lipase family protein, producing the protein MPESIATFPLDLRVTVEIGRPMLVGTGVSAPVNTPLGLQEGQISTSPPAIDTASFDLSSLSKSTFTWKAALSLALASKLAYESEQSVKSTCLGSARSWGFSSCEFIDVDETQCFVALTPEIALVAFRGTESRGDWLRNINVAGRTREYGVTHRGFLGAFQAVESRLRSALSGIAGQTLILTGHSLGGALATVMAAEWQHFMPASWGVTFGQPAVGRGSFRMFFSQNYSGKFFRFVNDDDIVPRVPPGYEHVGRLLHFDAQGRLQNGQSLPNTERAFAESINDEAFKPGPPMLTEAEYQGLQSRIGQEVVSVNRPLTESHTMPQTEGLIPSVSDHSLDKYIAKIAAKANL; encoded by the coding sequence GTGCCTGAATCGATAGCAACGTTTCCACTCGACTTGCGCGTTACCGTTGAGATCGGTCGGCCGATGCTGGTCGGCACGGGAGTGTCGGCTCCTGTGAATACTCCATTGGGCCTTCAAGAAGGCCAGATCTCGACGTCACCGCCAGCGATTGACACAGCATCGTTTGATCTTTCATCTCTTTCCAAGTCGACCTTCACCTGGAAAGCGGCTTTATCGTTGGCGCTCGCCAGCAAGTTGGCTTACGAGTCCGAGCAGAGCGTTAAGTCGACGTGCCTTGGGTCGGCAAGGTCTTGGGGATTCAGTTCTTGTGAGTTCATCGATGTTGATGAAACACAATGCTTTGTCGCGCTGACTCCCGAGATAGCTTTGGTCGCGTTTCGCGGAACTGAGAGTCGTGGCGATTGGCTCCGAAACATCAATGTTGCGGGACGAACGCGCGAGTACGGAGTTACGCACAGGGGATTTCTTGGCGCGTTTCAGGCTGTGGAGTCGCGGTTGAGGTCGGCGCTTTCGGGAATTGCCGGGCAAACGCTCATCCTAACTGGCCACAGCCTGGGTGGAGCACTCGCAACCGTAATGGCAGCAGAGTGGCAGCACTTCATGCCTGCTTCCTGGGGTGTCACATTTGGGCAACCGGCTGTCGGGCGTGGCTCTTTCCGAATGTTCTTCTCGCAAAACTACTCCGGAAAGTTCTTCCGGTTCGTTAACGACGATGACATCGTGCCACGTGTCCCTCCTGGCTATGAGCATGTCGGTCGGTTGCTACACTTTGATGCCCAAGGTCGTTTACAGAACGGCCAATCCTTGCCGAACACCGAGCGAGCATTCGCTGAATCGATAAACGATGAGGCGTTCAAACCCGGTCCGCCCATGCTCACCGAAGCTGAGTATCAGGGACTGCAATCTCGGATTGGTCAGGAAGTTGTCAGCGTCAATCGTCCCTTGACTGAGTCACACACAATGCCGCAAACCGAAGGACTCATCCCGAGCGTCAGCGATCATAGTCTGGACAAATACATCGCCAAGATTGCCGCGAAAGCCAATCTCTGA